A single window of Candidatus Dormiibacterota bacterium DNA harbors:
- the rpiB gene encoding ribose 5-phosphate isomerase B, which yields MKIALGADHAGFEYKDRIADMLRKTGHEVLDFGTHDATPVDYPQYGYAVGEAVASGQADRGIVVCGSSLGIAMAANKVPGVRCAPVFEPYMTELARRHNDANVLALSERLTGWEMTEQLLRAFFETPFDGGRHAHRTEQLFQFTDDQRTRTLKAIEAGAVTDAQTPKDLL from the coding sequence ATGAAAATCGCCCTCGGTGCCGATCACGCCGGCTTTGAATATAAAGACCGCATCGCCGACATGCTGCGCAAAACCGGGCACGAGGTGCTCGATTTCGGCACGCACGATGCGACGCCGGTGGATTATCCGCAGTACGGTTATGCCGTCGGCGAAGCCGTAGCGTCCGGCCAGGCCGATCGGGGTATCGTCGTGTGCGGATCGAGCTTAGGCATCGCCATGGCCGCCAACAAAGTGCCGGGCGTTCGCTGCGCTCCGGTGTTCGAACCCTACATGACCGAACTCGCGCGCCGGCACAACGACGCGAACGTGCTCGCGCTCTCCGAACGCCTCACCGGCTGGGAGATGACCGAGCAGCTCTTACGTGCGTTCTTCGAAACGCCGTTCGACGGCGGGCGGCACGCGCATCGCACCGAGCAACTCTTCCAGTTCACCGACGATCAACGCACGCGCACGCTCAAAGCCATCGAAGCCGGCGCCGTCACCGACGCGCAGACGCCGAAAGATCTGCTGTGA